From Camelus ferus isolate YT-003-E chromosome 18, BCGSAC_Cfer_1.0, whole genome shotgun sequence, one genomic window encodes:
- the SSC4D gene encoding scavenger receptor cysteine-rich domain-containing group B protein isoform X1: protein MGPLERPSTGWMHKEAEMQIGPQPDEKSQGWRPRDRSTAPPPLPPALSFFLLLPLASALQPTSLPFPELRLVGGPSRCRGRLEVLHGGSWGSVCDDDWDVVDANVVCRQLGCGLALPVPRPLAFGQGRGPILLDNVECRGQEAALSECGSRGWGVHNCFHYEDVAVLCDEFLPTQPPTKKVSTSRAPPTTLQNGKGEGSVRLVGGAGPCQGRVEILHGGLWGTVCDDDWGLPDATVVCRQLGCGAALAATTNAFFGYGTGHILLDNVHCEGGELRLAACLSLGWGVHNCGHHEDAGALCAVLGHPTLTALTPSATREDWAWHTEPEATGVGALPSRKPALFTTAAWAAGKKSGRLRLVGGPGPCRGRVEVLYAGGWGTVCDDDWDFADARVACREAGCGPALGATGLGHFGYGRGPVLLDNVGCAGTEARLSDCFHLGWGQHNCGHHEDAGALCSGPDELVQKDGSETTRVPTPRPRDGHLRLANGAHRCEGRVELFLGQRWGTVCDDAWDLRAAGVLCRQLGCGQALAAPGEAHFGPGSGPILLDNVKCRGDESALLLCSHIRWDAHNCDHSEDASVLCRPS from the exons ATGGGACCATTGGAAAGGCCATCCACTGGCTGGATGCACAAGGAAGCAGAGATGCAAATTGGTCCCCAGCCTGATGAGAAGAGCCAGGGGTGGAGGCCCAGAGACAGGagcactgcccctccccctctccccccagccctgtccttcttcctcctcttgccGCTGG CCAGTGCCCTACAGCCCACCTCACTGCCCTTTCCAG AGCTGAGGCTGGTGGGGGGCCCGAGTCGCTGCCGGGGGCGCCTGGAGGTCCTGCATGGCGGCTCCTGGGGCAGCGTCTGTGACGATGACTGGGACGTGGTGGATGCCAACGTGGTGTGTCGTCAGCTGGGCTGTGGCCTGGCATTGCCTGTGCCGCGGCCCCTTGCCTTTGGCCAGGGCCGAGGCCCCATCCTGCTGGACAACGTGGAGTGCCGCGGGCAGGAGGCTGCACTGAGCGAGTGTGGCAGCCGAGGCTGGGGTGTCCACAACTGCTTTCACTATGAGGACGTGGCAGTCCTGTGTGATG AATTCTTGCCCACACAGCCCCCAACAAAGAAAGTCTCAACCAGCAGGGCACCCCCTACAACTCTCCAGAATGGAAAAG GTGAGGGCAGCGTGCGCCTGGTCGGGGGTGCGGGTCCGTGTCAGGGCCGAGTGGAGATCCTGCACGGTGGCCTGTGGGGCACTGTGTGCGATGATGACTGGGGGCTCCCGGACGCCACGGTGGTCTGCCGCCAGCTGGGCTGCGGGGCGGCCCTGGCCGCCACCACCAACGCTTTCTTCGGCTACGGCACGGGGCACATCTTGCTGGACAACGTGCACTGTGAGGGAGGCGAGCTCCGTCTGGCAGCCTGCCTGAGCCTGGGCTGGGGTGTTCACAACTGCGGCCACCACGAGGACGCCGGCGCGCTCTGCGCAG TCCTGGGCCACCCGACTCTCACAGCACTGACACCCTCAGCCACAAGAGAGGACTGGGCATGGCATACAGAGCCAGAAG CTACAGGAGTTGGTGCCCTGCCTTCCAGGAAGCCAGCACTGTTCACCACAGCCGCCTGGGCCGCAGGGAAGAAAA GCGGGCGGCTGCGGCTGGTCGGCGGCCCGGGCCCGTGCCGCGGCCGCGTGGAGGTGCTGTACGCCGGGGGCTGGGGCACCGTGTGCGACGATGACTGGGACTTCGCGGACGCGCGCGTGGCCTGCCGCGAGGCAGGCTGCGGACCGGCGCTGGGCGCCACAGGCCTCGGCCACTTTGGCTACGGCCGCGGCCCGGTGCTGCTGGACAACGTAGGCTGCGCCGGCACGGAGGCCCGCCTGAGCGACTGCTTCCACCTGGGATGGGGCCAGCACAACTGTGGCCACCACGAGGATGCGGGCGCACTCTGCTCAG GCCCAGATGAGCTAGTCCAGAAGGATGGTTCTGAGACCACGCGGGTTCCCACTCCTCGGCCCAGGGACG GTCACCTACGTCTGGCCAACGGAGCCCACCGATGCGAGGGCCGTGTAGAGCTCTTCCTAGGGCAGCGGTGGGGTACTGTTTGCGATGATGCTTGGGACCTGCGGGCAGCTGGTGTCCTGTGTCGCCAGCTGGGCTGTGGTCAGGCCCTGGCAGCCCCTGGTGAGGCCCACTTTGGCCCAGGCAGTGGGCCTATCCTCCTGGACAATGTCAAGTGCCGTGGGGACGAGAGTGCCCTGCTGCTCTGCTCTCACATCCGCTGGGATGCCCACAACTGTGACCACAGTGAGGATGCCAGTGTCCTGTGCCGACCATCGTGA
- the SSC4D gene encoding scavenger receptor cysteine-rich domain-containing group B protein isoform X3: MGPLERPSTGWMHKEAEMQIGPQPDEKSQGWRPRDRSTAPPPLPPALSFFLLLPLASALQPTSLPFPELRLVGGPSRCRGRLEVLHGGSWGSVCDDDWDVVDANVVCRQLGCGLALPVPRPLAFGQGRGPILLDNVECRGQEAALSECGSRGWGVHNCFHYEDVAVLCDEFLPTQPPTKKVSTSRAPPTTLQNGKGEGSVRLVGGAGPCQGRVEILHGGLWGTVCDDDWGLPDATVVCRQLGCGAALAATTNAFFGYGTGHILLDNVHCEGGELRLAACLSLGWGVHNCGHHEDAGALCAVLGHPTLTALTPSATREDWAWHTEPEATGVGALPSRKPALFTTAAWAAGKKSPDELVQKDGSETTRVPTPRPRDGHLRLANGAHRCEGRVELFLGQRWGTVCDDAWDLRAAGVLCRQLGCGQALAAPGEAHFGPGSGPILLDNVKCRGDESALLLCSHIRWDAHNCDHSEDASVLCRPS; encoded by the exons ATGGGACCATTGGAAAGGCCATCCACTGGCTGGATGCACAAGGAAGCAGAGATGCAAATTGGTCCCCAGCCTGATGAGAAGAGCCAGGGGTGGAGGCCCAGAGACAGGagcactgcccctccccctctccccccagccctgtccttcttcctcctcttgccGCTGG CCAGTGCCCTACAGCCCACCTCACTGCCCTTTCCAG AGCTGAGGCTGGTGGGGGGCCCGAGTCGCTGCCGGGGGCGCCTGGAGGTCCTGCATGGCGGCTCCTGGGGCAGCGTCTGTGACGATGACTGGGACGTGGTGGATGCCAACGTGGTGTGTCGTCAGCTGGGCTGTGGCCTGGCATTGCCTGTGCCGCGGCCCCTTGCCTTTGGCCAGGGCCGAGGCCCCATCCTGCTGGACAACGTGGAGTGCCGCGGGCAGGAGGCTGCACTGAGCGAGTGTGGCAGCCGAGGCTGGGGTGTCCACAACTGCTTTCACTATGAGGACGTGGCAGTCCTGTGTGATG AATTCTTGCCCACACAGCCCCCAACAAAGAAAGTCTCAACCAGCAGGGCACCCCCTACAACTCTCCAGAATGGAAAAG GTGAGGGCAGCGTGCGCCTGGTCGGGGGTGCGGGTCCGTGTCAGGGCCGAGTGGAGATCCTGCACGGTGGCCTGTGGGGCACTGTGTGCGATGATGACTGGGGGCTCCCGGACGCCACGGTGGTCTGCCGCCAGCTGGGCTGCGGGGCGGCCCTGGCCGCCACCACCAACGCTTTCTTCGGCTACGGCACGGGGCACATCTTGCTGGACAACGTGCACTGTGAGGGAGGCGAGCTCCGTCTGGCAGCCTGCCTGAGCCTGGGCTGGGGTGTTCACAACTGCGGCCACCACGAGGACGCCGGCGCGCTCTGCGCAG TCCTGGGCCACCCGACTCTCACAGCACTGACACCCTCAGCCACAAGAGAGGACTGGGCATGGCATACAGAGCCAGAAG CTACAGGAGTTGGTGCCCTGCCTTCCAGGAAGCCAGCACTGTTCACCACAGCCGCCTGGGCCGCAGGGAAGAAAA GCCCAGATGAGCTAGTCCAGAAGGATGGTTCTGAGACCACGCGGGTTCCCACTCCTCGGCCCAGGGACG GTCACCTACGTCTGGCCAACGGAGCCCACCGATGCGAGGGCCGTGTAGAGCTCTTCCTAGGGCAGCGGTGGGGTACTGTTTGCGATGATGCTTGGGACCTGCGGGCAGCTGGTGTCCTGTGTCGCCAGCTGGGCTGTGGTCAGGCCCTGGCAGCCCCTGGTGAGGCCCACTTTGGCCCAGGCAGTGGGCCTATCCTCCTGGACAATGTCAAGTGCCGTGGGGACGAGAGTGCCCTGCTGCTCTGCTCTCACATCCGCTGGGATGCCCACAACTGTGACCACAGTGAGGATGCCAGTGTCCTGTGCCGACCATCGTGA
- the SSC4D gene encoding scavenger receptor cysteine-rich domain-containing group B protein isoform X2, with protein MGPLERPSTGWMHKEAEMQIGPQPDEKSQGWRPRDRSTAPPPLPPALSFFLLLPLASALQPTSLPFPEFLPTQPPTKKVSTSRAPPTTLQNGKGEGSVRLVGGAGPCQGRVEILHGGLWGTVCDDDWGLPDATVVCRQLGCGAALAATTNAFFGYGTGHILLDNVHCEGGELRLAACLSLGWGVHNCGHHEDAGALCAVLGHPTLTALTPSATREDWAWHTEPEATGVGALPSRKPALFTTAAWAAGKKSGRLRLVGGPGPCRGRVEVLYAGGWGTVCDDDWDFADARVACREAGCGPALGATGLGHFGYGRGPVLLDNVGCAGTEARLSDCFHLGWGQHNCGHHEDAGALCSGPDELVQKDGSETTRVPTPRPRDGHLRLANGAHRCEGRVELFLGQRWGTVCDDAWDLRAAGVLCRQLGCGQALAAPGEAHFGPGSGPILLDNVKCRGDESALLLCSHIRWDAHNCDHSEDASVLCRPS; from the exons ATGGGACCATTGGAAAGGCCATCCACTGGCTGGATGCACAAGGAAGCAGAGATGCAAATTGGTCCCCAGCCTGATGAGAAGAGCCAGGGGTGGAGGCCCAGAGACAGGagcactgcccctccccctctccccccagccctgtccttcttcctcctcttgccGCTGG CCAGTGCCCTACAGCCCACCTCACTGCCCTTTCCAG AATTCTTGCCCACACAGCCCCCAACAAAGAAAGTCTCAACCAGCAGGGCACCCCCTACAACTCTCCAGAATGGAAAAG GTGAGGGCAGCGTGCGCCTGGTCGGGGGTGCGGGTCCGTGTCAGGGCCGAGTGGAGATCCTGCACGGTGGCCTGTGGGGCACTGTGTGCGATGATGACTGGGGGCTCCCGGACGCCACGGTGGTCTGCCGCCAGCTGGGCTGCGGGGCGGCCCTGGCCGCCACCACCAACGCTTTCTTCGGCTACGGCACGGGGCACATCTTGCTGGACAACGTGCACTGTGAGGGAGGCGAGCTCCGTCTGGCAGCCTGCCTGAGCCTGGGCTGGGGTGTTCACAACTGCGGCCACCACGAGGACGCCGGCGCGCTCTGCGCAG TCCTGGGCCACCCGACTCTCACAGCACTGACACCCTCAGCCACAAGAGAGGACTGGGCATGGCATACAGAGCCAGAAG CTACAGGAGTTGGTGCCCTGCCTTCCAGGAAGCCAGCACTGTTCACCACAGCCGCCTGGGCCGCAGGGAAGAAAA GCGGGCGGCTGCGGCTGGTCGGCGGCCCGGGCCCGTGCCGCGGCCGCGTGGAGGTGCTGTACGCCGGGGGCTGGGGCACCGTGTGCGACGATGACTGGGACTTCGCGGACGCGCGCGTGGCCTGCCGCGAGGCAGGCTGCGGACCGGCGCTGGGCGCCACAGGCCTCGGCCACTTTGGCTACGGCCGCGGCCCGGTGCTGCTGGACAACGTAGGCTGCGCCGGCACGGAGGCCCGCCTGAGCGACTGCTTCCACCTGGGATGGGGCCAGCACAACTGTGGCCACCACGAGGATGCGGGCGCACTCTGCTCAG GCCCAGATGAGCTAGTCCAGAAGGATGGTTCTGAGACCACGCGGGTTCCCACTCCTCGGCCCAGGGACG GTCACCTACGTCTGGCCAACGGAGCCCACCGATGCGAGGGCCGTGTAGAGCTCTTCCTAGGGCAGCGGTGGGGTACTGTTTGCGATGATGCTTGGGACCTGCGGGCAGCTGGTGTCCTGTGTCGCCAGCTGGGCTGTGGTCAGGCCCTGGCAGCCCCTGGTGAGGCCCACTTTGGCCCAGGCAGTGGGCCTATCCTCCTGGACAATGTCAAGTGCCGTGGGGACGAGAGTGCCCTGCTGCTCTGCTCTCACATCCGCTGGGATGCCCACAACTGTGACCACAGTGAGGATGCCAGTGTCCTGTGCCGACCATCGTGA